The genomic interval GTTTTATCGTCAACATATTATTAATGTTCACAGATAAACATTCATTTTGCAAAATAAGGAATAACGGGTTAAGGTGTGCGAAAAATATCACATGAACTGTTGTATAGTATCATTAATTAAGTTATTTGCAGATCGCACATTTAAAACTAAAACGAATCATCAATATAAAATTGCTACCACTTTGAAAACACTTAACAACACATTTATATTACGGTTCGGATTGGCAACCATCTTTTTATCACATAGTTTACACGGAATTTTTACAGAAAATGATGTCAATAATTTTGGTAACCTATTTTTAAATCAGATTGGTTTTGCACCGTTTGGTGTATTTATTGCCTGGTCTATTGTAATATCTCAAATAATTACGTCAGTATTTTTACTGTTGGATAAATACATAAAAATTGCTTCCGTTATCAATATCGTAATTCTGATTGCAGGCATTATAACAGTCCATTATAACGAAGGATGGTTTGTGGTCGGTGGTGGAAGAAATGGGATGGAATTCAGTTTTTTTCTAAT from Dyadobacter sp. NIV53 carries:
- a CDS encoding DoxX family protein; amino-acid sequence: MKTLNNTFILRFGLATIFLSHSLHGIFTENDVNNFGNLFLNQIGFAPFGVFIAWSIVISQIITSVFLLLDKYIKIASVINIVILIAGIITVHYNEGWFVVGGGRNGMEFSFFLICVLLSLIIPFEKLKATNEHSTQ